A single window of Colletotrichum higginsianum IMI 349063 chromosome 8, whole genome shotgun sequence DNA harbors:
- a CDS encoding Benzoate 4-monooxygenase cytochrome P450, whose amino-acid sequence MHHFSLPTTFWDIFTYVRPQLLYILLISYIAWAFLMARQSPFPGPFLAKVSEMWMARFDMKGKRTSTIQSLHAKYGPVVQIGPASLSFSSANSLRDIFNHSPKLSRPRGDAEFLEQFGHVNMASTRCGDVHFQRRKAVAGAYAAPVVASPACQAMMNELTDRFMENLQKGAQSDGWGDIWPQFRWLAADIMARLVYGDSSGLNLLGDEQGQREMMEDLLGSKLTEADVFTLGVLMSSWFPRVKRALERLAPGWFITTSTMHSWGRESTARAVKAIGKTDGVVLAAKTLADYLRLNGSSKAVPSIEYIQSDNLDNFQAGSLTTPDTLSWLVYELSLPQNHHRQVRLREELQLAGIRPNTRKELYDLNKLPYLDCLLRETLRRYPPIPGSLTRVVPAGGITVDGHFVPGNKMLVSAQPASVNMDNSVYDDPNDWNPERWDIPRNSPEHRKMQRSFWPFGSGPRMCVGMNVAWAELRIVTARIFSTYETKLAQDYFVRDEEGNEVLKKLNEDSENDLFPAGWFEPIHLKEIVT is encoded by the exons ATGCACCATTTCTCACTGCCCACCACGTTTTGGGACATCTTCACCTATGTGCGGCCACAACTACTGTATATTCTACTCATTTCTTACATTGCTTGGGCTTTCTTAATGGCCAGACAATCCCCATTCCCGGGTCCATTTTTAGCCAAGGTGTCAGAGATGTGGATGGCTAGATTTGACATGAAAG GGAAACGCACCTCCACCATCCAGTCGCTCCACGCGAAGTACGGACCGGTGGTCCAAATCGGGCCGGCTTCTCTTTCCTTCAGCTCTGCCAACTCTCTACGCGACATCTTCAACCACAGCCCCAAGTTATCCCGTCCTCGAGGCGATGCAGAGTTCTTGGAACAATTCGGTCATGTTAATATGGCAAGCACCCGATGCGGCGATGTCCATTTTCAGAGACGGAAAGCCGTTGCGGGAGCCTACGCCGCTCCCGTGGTTGCGAGTCCTGCTTGTCAGGCCATGATGAATGAGTTGACCGACCGATTTATGGAGAATTTGCAAAAAGGTGCCCAGTCAGATGGGTGGGGAGATATTTGGCCTCAATTCAGATGGCTGGCTGCAGATATCATGGCAAGGTTGGTTTATGGCGATAGCAGTGGGCTGAACCTGCTGGGAGACGAGCAAGGCCAGAGAGAAATGATGGAGGATTTGTTGGGCTCAAAGCTTACGGAAGCGGACGTTTTCACCCTCGGAGTACTGATGTCCTCCTGGTTTCCTC GCGTGAAAAGGGCTTTGGAGAGACTAGCTCCGGGTTGGTTCATCACTACTTCTACGATGCATTCGTGGGGCCGAGAGTCAACGGCCAGGGCTGTAAAAGCCATCGGTAAAACGGATGGTGTTGTCTTGGCTGCGAAGACACTCGCCGATTACCTAAGATTAAACGGTAGCTCGAAGGCTGTTCCAAGCATCGAGTACATTCAAAGCGACAACTTGGACAATTTCCAAGCAG GCTCGCTCACCACACCGGATACACTGTCGTGGCTTGTTTACGAACTTTCCTTACCCCAAAACCATCACCGCCAAGTACGTCTTCGGGAAGAGCTTCAACTAGCAGGTATTCGGCCAAATACTCGAAAAGAGCTGTACGATCTGAACAAGCTCCCGTACCTGGACTGCCTTCTCCGGGAGACACTTCGACGTTATCCTCCGATTCCAGGATCTCTGACCCGAGTTGTCCCGGCCGGAGGGATCACGGTGGACGGACATTTCGTTCCGGGTAAT AAGATGCTTGTTTCCGCTCAACCAGCAAGCGTGAACATGGACAACTCAGTATACGATGACCCGAACGACTGGAACCCAGAACGTTGGGACATACCAAGGAACAGTCCAGAACACAGGAAGATGCAAAGGAGCTTCTGGCCTTTCGGCAGTGGACCAAGGATGTGTGTTGGCATGAA TGTCGCCTGGGCAGAACTGCGAATCGTCACTGCGAGAATCTTCAGCACGTATGAAACGAAGCTCGCCCAAGACTATTTTGTCAGGGATGAAGAAGGAAATGAGGTGCTGAAAAAGCTGAATGAAGACTCAGAAAATGATCTGTTCCCGGCGGGGTGGTTCGAGCCTATTCATCTAAAGGAGATTGTTACTTGA